In a single window of the Campylobacter hyointestinalis subsp. lawsonii genome:
- the ubiE gene encoding bifunctional demethylmenaquinone methyltransferase/2-methoxy-6-polyprenyl-1,4-benzoquinol methylase UbiE — MEKQEKIIEMFNQIAPTYDKANRVLSFGVDISWRKNACEILLDKLKTSDINIVDIACGTGDMMGIWEQMAKKKNIKISSMTGVDPSTGMLEIAKEKFPNYNFITAFANKTSLPSDFADIVSISYGIRNVVELKEALNEFNRILKLGGYVAVLEFTKRQNSGFISKIRDFYLSKILPKIGALISKNEEAYRYLPSSIENFFDKTAFCALLEEAGFEVEICKGYSFEVSTLFVAKKVK; from the coding sequence GTGGAAAAACAAGAAAAAATCATAGAAATGTTCAACCAAATAGCGCCGACTTATGATAAAGCAAACAGAGTTCTTAGCTTTGGAGTTGATATAAGCTGGAGAAAAAACGCGTGTGAAATCTTACTAGATAAGCTAAAAACAAGCGATATAAACATAGTAGATATTGCATGCGGAACAGGCGATATGATGGGTATTTGGGAGCAAATGGCAAAGAAAAAAAATATAAAAATTTCTTCTATGACTGGCGTTGATCCAAGCACCGGGATGCTTGAAATCGCCAAAGAAAAATTTCCAAACTACAACTTTATAACCGCATTTGCAAACAAAACTTCGTTACCAAGCGACTTTGCAGACATAGTAAGCATCAGCTATGGTATAAGAAACGTAGTTGAGCTAAAAGAGGCGTTAAATGAATTTAATAGGATATTAAAACTAGGCGGATACGTCGCTGTATTAGAATTTACAAAACGTCAAAATAGCGGATTTATATCAAAAATAAGAGATTTTTATCTAAGCAAAATATTACCAAAAATAGGCGCTCTCATCAGCAAAAATGAAGAAGCCTACAGATATTTACCAAGTAGCATAGAAAACTTTTTTGATAAAACGGCGTTTTGTGCCTTGCTTGAAGAAGCCGGATTTGAAGTAGAAATCTGCAAAGGCTATAGCTTTGAAGTCAGCACGCTCTTTGTAGCAAAAAAAGTGAAATAA
- the xseA gene encoding exodeoxyribonuclease VII large subunit yields MTVSELNEQAKTLLETHFSFVEVTGEISRLIKHSSGHWYFSLKDEKSVISAAMYKFSNQSVKFDVKDGLKVTLQGKLTIYPPSGSYQLLANKMLPEGVGELEFAFNQLKEKLEKEGLFDIKFKKSLPKFPKKVALITSLTSAAYQDMLKVIKSRFKLCEFVAFNTLVQGENAAKNIINVLNKVDKMGFDALVLARGGGSKEDLWCFNDESLARTIFALQTPIISAIGHEIDYSISDFVSDHRSLTPTAAMVDLLPDELNLMQGLDMAFDTLTNYVNQKVQKCQNILDLKILNLKNQALSQKIEKLAISLENKKANLNNIVQSKLVNQTHKLREFELIFYEREQFFKATKNMVQIEKDGKLISLEKLKKDDVIKLYSQNTQKQAIIKS; encoded by the coding sequence ATGACTGTTAGCGAACTAAATGAACAAGCCAAAACTCTACTAGAAACCCACTTTAGCTTTGTTGAAGTCACTGGGGAAATTTCTAGACTTATAAAACACAGCTCTGGGCATTGGTATTTTAGCTTAAAAGATGAAAAAAGCGTCATAAGTGCCGCTATGTATAAATTTAGCAATCAATCAGTCAAATTTGATGTAAAAGACGGGCTAAAAGTCACACTGCAAGGAAAACTAACTATTTATCCGCCAAGTGGAAGCTATCAGCTTTTAGCAAATAAAATGTTGCCTGAGGGAGTTGGTGAGCTTGAGTTTGCATTTAATCAGCTAAAAGAAAAATTAGAAAAAGAGGGGCTTTTTGATATCAAATTTAAAAAATCTCTCCCTAAATTTCCAAAAAAAGTAGCTCTTATCACTAGCCTTACTTCAGCAGCCTACCAAGATATGTTAAAAGTAATAAAATCAAGATTTAAGCTGTGCGAGTTTGTGGCATTTAACACTTTAGTTCAAGGCGAAAATGCCGCTAAAAACATCATAAATGTGCTTAATAAAGTTGATAAAATGGGTTTTGATGCTTTAGTTTTAGCAAGAGGTGGCGGAAGCAAAGAAGATCTTTGGTGCTTTAATGACGAGAGTTTGGCAAGAACTATATTTGCTTTGCAAACTCCGATTATATCAGCTATCGGACACGAGATAGACTATAGCATAAGCGACTTTGTGAGCGACCACAGAAGTCTTACTCCAACAGCTGCGATGGTAGATCTTTTACCTGATGAGTTAAATTTAATGCAAGGTTTAGATATGGCATTTGATACTTTAACAAACTATGTAAATCAAAAAGTACAAAAATGCCAAAATATTTTAGATTTAAAAATATTAAATTTAAAAAATCAAGCACTAAGCCAAAAGATAGAAAAATTAGCCATAAGTTTAGAAAATAAAAAGGCAAATTTAAACAATATAGTGCAATCAAAACTGGTAAATCAGACGCATAAATTAAGAGAGTTTGAACTGATATTTTACGAGCGTGAGCAGTTTTTTAAAGCCACAAAAAATATGGTTCAAATAGAAAAAGACGGAAAATTAATCTCACTTGAAAAACTAAAAAAAGATGATGTTATAAAACTTTACTCGCAAAATACACAAAAACAAGCAATAATAAAATCTTAG
- the serC gene encoding 3-phosphoserine/phosphohydroxythreonine transaminase, which translates to MNRVLNFSAGPSALPLSVLERARDEFISYKGMGFSIMEVSHRGKVFDELHNNAIAKVKKFYGLNDDYAVLFLQGGATLQFAQIPMNLYNGGVAEYVNTGVWTTKAIKEAKIQNINYKVIASSEDSKFDHIPNFNFSDDADYGYICSNNTIYGTQYATLPSPKCPLVVDSSSDLLSRDIDFKAHNIGLFYGGAQKNAGPAGITIVIIRKDLANRVKESVPTPLRYTTQIEANSLANTPCTFGIYMFDLVLDWIKDQGGLNAINSINQKKAAMLYDLIDGSDFYTAFAKPGSRSIMNVSFATPNAELDMKFVKLAEENAMIGLKGHRILGGLRASIYNAVTTQSVQTLCEFMKEFQRTHG; encoded by the coding sequence ATGAACAGAGTTTTAAATTTCAGTGCAGGACCTAGCGCCTTGCCACTTAGCGTTTTAGAAAGAGCAAGAGATGAGTTTATAAGCTACAAAGGTATGGGATTTAGCATAATGGAAGTAAGCCATAGGGGAAAAGTTTTTGACGAGCTTCACAACAACGCCATAGCTAAAGTAAAAAAATTTTACGGCTTAAATGACGATTATGCCGTATTATTTTTACAAGGCGGAGCGACTTTGCAATTTGCTCAAATTCCTATGAATTTATATAATGGTGGCGTGGCTGAGTATGTAAATACAGGCGTTTGGACTACAAAAGCTATAAAAGAAGCAAAAATTCAAAATATCAATTACAAGGTAATAGCAAGTAGCGAAGATAGCAAATTTGATCACATTCCAAATTTTAATTTTAGCGATGATGCTGATTATGGCTATATCTGCTCTAATAACACAATTTATGGCACACAATACGCCACACTTCCTAGCCCAAAATGCCCTTTGGTAGTCGATAGTAGCTCTGATCTCTTAAGCCGTGATATTGATTTTAAAGCACATAATATCGGATTATTCTATGGCGGAGCACAAAAAAATGCAGGACCTGCTGGTATAACCATCGTTATAATCCGCAAAGATTTAGCAAATAGAGTCAAAGAGAGTGTCCCAACTCCTCTTCGCTATACGACTCAGATAGAAGCGAATTCTTTGGCAAATACGCCTTGTACGTTTGGTATATATATGTTTGATCTAGTTTTAGACTGGATAAAAGATCAAGGCGGACTAAATGCTATAAATAGCATAAATCAGAAAAAAGCTGCTATGCTATATGATTTGATCGATGGCTCAGATTTTTACACAGCATTTGCAAAACCAGGCTCAAGAAGTATAATGAATGTTAGCTTTGCTACACCTAATGCTGAGTTAGATATGAAATTTGTCAAATTAGCAGAAGAAAATGCGATGATAGGTCTAAAAGGTCATAGAATCTTAGGCGGTCTAAGAGCTTCAATATATAACGCAGTAACCACGCAAAGCGTCCAAACTTTATGTGAATTTATGAAAGAATTCCAAAGAACACACGGATAA
- a CDS encoding peroxiredoxin, protein MIVTNKAPQLSGVAVLGNGQIEENFELYKHIGPKGAVVFFYPKDFTFVCPSEIIAFDHRYREFKERGIEVIGVSCDNEYCHFAWRETDVKQGGIGRVQFPLVADLKKEWAKGFDVLFDDAVALRGSFLLDKDGTVRHAVINDLPLGRNIDEMVRMVDTMLFTNEHGEVCPAGWNKGDKGMKPTTEGVASYLSTDGDKL, encoded by the coding sequence ATGATAGTAACAAACAAAGCGCCACAACTAAGCGGTGTAGCAGTACTTGGCAATGGACAAATCGAAGAGAATTTCGAACTTTACAAACATATAGGCCCAAAAGGTGCAGTTGTATTTTTCTACCCAAAAGATTTTACTTTTGTTTGTCCAAGTGAGATTATAGCATTTGATCATAGATATAGAGAATTCAAAGAAAGAGGCATTGAAGTTATCGGTGTAAGTTGCGATAACGAGTATTGCCACTTTGCTTGGAGAGAGACTGATGTTAAACAAGGTGGTATCGGTAGAGTTCAATTCCCACTAGTAGCTGACCTTAAAAAAGAGTGGGCAAAAGGATTTGATGTATTGTTTGATGATGCAGTTGCTCTAAGAGGTAGCTTCTTATTAGACAAAGATGGCACAGTTCGCCACGCTGTTATAAATGACCTTCCACTTGGAAGAAACATTGATGAAATGGTAAGAATGGTAGATACAATGCTATTTACAAATGAGCATGGTGAAGTTTGCCCAGCTGGTTGGAATAAAGGTGATAAAGGTATGAAACCTACAACTGAAGGCGTAGCTAGCTATCTTTCAACTGATGGTGATAAACTATAA
- the accD gene encoding acetyl-CoA carboxylase, carboxyltransferase subunit beta: protein MFGDFFSKIRRKQSDPSEAPTHWIKCDSCNSLMYYKEVEACYNVCPKCGYHMRLSPKKRIELIADDGSFVEFDSNLKPIDPLKFVDKKSYKKRISESEEKTGKSSSVISGEATIDSVPIQLVVFDFGFMGGSLSSVEGEKITRAAKRAIEKRQALIIVSASGGARMQESTFSLMQMSKTSAALKLLSDHKLPYISVLTDPTMGGVSASFAWLGDLIIAEPGALIGFAGQRVIEQTIKTSLPEGFQRAEFLLEHGLIDAIVPRSEHKKYIADMVRFLTNNPKIEQKIDFKFKAV from the coding sequence ATGTTTGGTGACTTTTTTTCAAAAATAAGACGAAAACAATCAGATCCTAGCGAAGCACCAACCCACTGGATAAAATGTGATAGCTGTAACTCTTTAATGTATTATAAAGAGGTCGAAGCATGCTATAATGTATGCCCAAAATGTGGCTACCACATGAGACTTAGCCCTAAAAAAAGAATAGAACTAATAGCAGATGATGGAAGTTTTGTTGAATTTGATTCAAATTTAAAGCCGATTGATCCACTTAAATTTGTAGATAAAAAATCATATAAAAAAAGAATTAGCGAGAGCGAAGAAAAGACGGGTAAATCAAGCTCTGTTATCTCAGGAGAGGCCACCATAGACTCAGTTCCTATACAGCTAGTTGTATTTGATTTTGGATTTATGGGTGGAAGTCTTAGCTCAGTAGAAGGCGAAAAAATCACAAGAGCTGCTAAAAGAGCCATAGAAAAAAGACAAGCTCTCATTATAGTAAGCGCTAGTGGTGGGGCTAGAATGCAAGAAAGCACATTTAGCCTTATGCAAATGAGTAAAACTAGTGCGGCTTTAAAACTCTTAAGCGATCATAAACTGCCATATATTTCAGTGCTGACAGATCCTACTATGGGCGGGGTTTCAGCCTCGTTTGCTTGGCTTGGTGATTTGATCATCGCAGAGCCAGGAGCACTTATAGGATTTGCCGGTCAAAGAGTGATAGAACAGACCATAAAGACCAGCTTACCTGAGGGGTTCCAAAGAGCAGAATTCTTACTTGAGCATGGTCTAATAGATGCCATAGTCCCTAGAAGCGAACACAAAAAATACATTGCAGATATGGTAAGATTTTTGACAAATAACCCAAAAATAGAACAGAAGATAGATTTTAAATTTAAGGCGGTTTGA
- a CDS encoding 23S rRNA (pseudouridine(1915)-N(3))-methyltransferase RlmH has translation MQILVHCIQKSSDDFKEINEYIKMSSKWADIKDINKFNSQIAKAQSLSKQNAHVAYDNVYMPCVDGFCIGLDEKGDELDSPQFADLLKDSQKISFFIGGAYGLSSEFKSKMNRLVSLSRLTLAHKIAKLMLFEQIFRGLCINANHPYHK, from the coding sequence ATGCAAATTTTAGTTCATTGTATTCAAAAAAGCAGTGATGATTTTAAAGAGATAAACGAATACATAAAAATGAGCTCAAAATGGGCTGATATAAAAGATATAAATAAATTTAATTCTCAAATAGCAAAAGCACAAAGCCTATCAAAACAAAATGCCCACGTTGCTTATGACAACGTTTATATGCCTTGTGTAGATGGTTTTTGCATAGGGCTTGACGAAAAAGGCGATGAACTAGACAGCCCGCAGTTTGCAGATCTTCTAAAAGATAGTCAAAAAATTTCATTTTTTATCGGTGGTGCTTATGGTCTAAGCTCGGAATTTAAGTCAAAAATGAATAGGTTAGTAAGTCTATCTAGGCTTACTTTAGCACACAAAATAGCAAAGCTTATGCTTTTTGAGCAAATTTTTCGTGGTCTTTGCATAAATGCAAATCATCCATACCATAAATAA
- the dksA gene encoding RNA polymerase-binding protein DksA yields the protein MTNSDLEYFKKLLEERKLQIKKNILDAEGEINGLRDSGASDEFDFANISADSILEQSISSKQKQELNEIGVALTKIANKTYGICEMCEDEIDIERLKVNPHARHCISCRELMEKNNKNKDLR from the coding sequence ATGACAAATAGTGATTTAGAGTATTTTAAAAAACTTCTTGAAGAGAGAAAATTACAAATCAAAAAAAATATCTTAGATGCAGAGGGTGAAATAAATGGATTAAGAGATAGTGGAGCAAGTGATGAGTTTGATTTTGCAAATATAAGTGCAGACTCCATTTTAGAACAGTCTATCTCTTCAAAACAAAAACAAGAGTTAAACGAAATAGGCGTAGCTTTAACAAAGATAGCAAACAAAACTTATGGAATTTGTGAAATGTGCGAAGATGAAATAGACATAGAACGTCTAAAAGTAAATCCTCACGCACGCCATTGTATAAGCTGTAGAGAACTGATGGAAAAAAATAATAAAAATAAGGATTTAAGATGA
- a CDS encoding tRNA dihydrouridine synthase, which translates to MIDFSSKPLFLAPLAGFSDIALRGVVKKFGCDVTTSEMISSNALVYESSKTLAMIEKNTAETPYIVQIAGSDKRIIEQAVLILNDIDGIDGIDLNCGCPVPKVVKQNAGSALLNDINLLCGILETIKKTSKKRYTSVKIRLGFNQKTAHLIARDLQNAGCDYICVHGRTRAGGYSAKVDYDAIAKVKQSVNIPVIANGDINSKNIEEVFKQTSCDAVMIGRAVIGQPWIFYEIKNKKSIDPKLKKDIIIEHFDQMIKHYKDQGVAIFRKHLHEYSKGINGASSFRNDINSITNKDEMLQAIKAFF; encoded by the coding sequence ATGATAGACTTTAGCTCAAAGCCTCTGTTTTTAGCCCCTTTGGCAGGATTTTCTGATATAGCACTTAGGGGCGTGGTCAAAAAATTTGGTTGTGATGTTACGACAAGTGAAATGATAAGCTCTAACGCTTTGGTTTATGAGTCAAGCAAAACCCTTGCTATGATAGAAAAAAATACGGCAGAAACGCCATATATAGTTCAAATAGCAGGAAGCGACAAGCGCATTATAGAACAAGCCGTTTTGATATTAAATGATATAGATGGTATAGATGGTATAGATCTAAACTGTGGATGTCCAGTTCCTAAAGTAGTCAAACAAAATGCCGGTTCTGCCCTTTTAAACGATATAAATTTACTATGTGGCATTTTAGAAACCATCAAAAAAACTTCCAAAAAAAGATACACTTCGGTTAAAATTCGTCTTGGATTTAACCAAAAAACGGCGCATTTAATAGCGCGAGATCTACAAAACGCCGGATGTGATTATATCTGCGTTCATGGACGTACAAGAGCTGGTGGATACAGCGCAAAAGTCGATTATGATGCGATCGCTAAAGTAAAACAAAGCGTAAATATACCGGTCATTGCAAATGGCGATATAAATAGTAAGAACATAGAAGAGGTTTTTAAACAAACTAGCTGCGATGCAGTGATGATAGGAAGAGCAGTAATCGGTCAGCCGTGGATCTTTTATGAGATAAAAAATAAAAAAAGTATAGATCCTAAGCTCAAAAAAGACATTATTATAGAGCATTTTGATCAGATGATAAAACATTATAAGGATCAAGGAGTAGCGATCTTTAGAAAACACCTACACGAATATTCAAAAGGTATAAATGGTGCAAGTTCTTTTAGAAATGATATAAACTCAATAACAAACAAAGATGAAATGCTCCAAGCCATAAAAGCATTTTTTTAG
- the recO gene encoding recombination protein RecO, producing MQGYILRVQKVRDEDCLVFILTENKLVKSYRFYGARHSIITQGFKLDFELEGGGVFLPHLRNTMHLGFKWLFQRERLLVWQHFMRLLYEHLKGVEEPGDFYYNLLDICAYKFEKQNPKRVIIEAYLQILDFEGRLHKDICCFLCNQKIKGELSLARGFLPSHISCLNKTKFLHQDIAKLFSSKKCTHISDNDIDSLYYIVLEGL from the coding sequence ATGCAAGGCTATATATTGCGCGTACAAAAGGTGCGTGATGAGGACTGCTTAGTCTTTATACTTACCGAAAATAAACTAGTAAAATCATATAGATTTTATGGCGCAAGACACTCTATTATCACTCAAGGCTTTAAGCTTGATTTTGAGCTTGAAGGCGGAGGAGTATTTTTACCCCACCTTAGAAATACTATGCATTTAGGATTTAAATGGCTTTTTCAAAGAGAAAGACTGCTGGTTTGGCAACATTTTATGAGATTGCTTTATGAGCATTTAAAGGGCGTAGAAGAACCTGGCGATTTCTACTATAATTTATTAGATATATGCGCGTATAAATTTGAAAAACAAAATCCAAAACGAGTGATTATAGAGGCATATCTACAAATTTTGGATTTTGAAGGAAGACTGCATAAAGATATCTGCTGTTTTTTATGTAATCAAAAAATAAAAGGAGAGCTATCTTTGGCTAGAGGTTTTCTACCATCTCATATCAGTTGTCTTAATAAAACCAAATTCTTGCATCAAGATATCGCAAAACTATTTTCTTCAAAAAAATGTACGCATATTAGCGATAATGACATAGATAGCCTTTATTATATCGTATTAGAAGGTCTTTAG